A stretch of DNA from Phormidium ambiguum IAM M-71:
TCCCCTAGCTTTGGACTAGAATATTTTCTTTGTTGACAATGAATTAGCCCTGGGGTTTGGGGTGGGGTAAAAGAAGCGGATCTTCATAGAGAATTGGTATAACTACAGGTAGGAAATTCAACCGCAGATAAACGCAGATAAACGCAGATGAATTAAGGTAGCCAAAAGTTGGGTAAGAGAGTTTTCGCTAAATCTTTTGTCCACTGATTCACAGTTCTTGCTACTTGAATGTGCGGTTCGTCGGGTTCAACTGGGAGAATGTCGGCTTTACTTCCTGATTGAAATTGTTCAATTACTAAATTCGCGGCTTCCAAACCAGTGACGTAAGCTTTCTCCTGTGACCATGAACCGTGACGATTAACAATCCAATCACCGCTCATAAATACATTAGCGAAACTTGTTGTTGCTGGCAACATATATTGATAGCTACCGGGGAAGAAATGGGTAACAGCTTTGGGTAAACGAATTACGCTGCTATCAATTACTTTCGCTTCCCGAAATGCGGGAACGCAAGTAGCTAAATATTGATGCACAATAGGGACTATTTCTTCGTTACTTAAGGGTAAAAATTGGTTGGCGTGGTAAAAATCTACTTCGATAACTGTTCCTGGTTCGTCGCGGTATTCATCATGTAAAGCGTTTAAATCGAAAAATGTCCAACCTGTTGTATTGTCAAAGCCAAAGCAGGCGTTTGAAGGTAAAGGAATGTCAATTTTTCTGTCAAACCAAAGGCGAGTTGCTAAAACATCTACTGCTGATAAGTTGTTAAGATTGCGGAATTCCTGACGGTTTTGTAAAGTCTGACTTCCACTGAGAATTTTCTGCATTCCGCTAATACCAACGGCAAAAATTACCGCGTCTGCATCGAAGACTTCTTCACCACAAACAACTGCTGTGGCGCGATTATTGCTATCAACTATTAAATCGCTAACTCGACGTTGAGTTCTGACTTTTCCGCCAATTTTTTCGATTTGTTCTACCCAAGGACGAAAGATTTTTTCTCCGACTGTTCCCCGACACCAAACTACATCAAAGTTGGGTTGATGCGCCAAGATGAAATAGTACAACATTCCTAATGCAGCGGCGGCGGAACATTGTTCGCCAGGGGCAAATAATCCGACTAATAACATTGGTTCAAAGGAGTCTTTGTACAGTCGGGCGGAAACTCTAAATTGTTTGAATAGTTCTCTGGCGGTTACTGCGTCGTAGCGTCGCCAAGCTGCATCAGAATTATCAAAGTCTACTAAGGTATAAAGTAAGGGTAAGGCGGAAAGTCTGTCGATTAATGGTAGGCGTTTAAATTGAGTGTAAATAAATGTTCCTAATGGGGTGGGAAGTAATGGTTCATTCTGAAAAATTGGGGATTCTACTTCTAATCCGGCGGGGGAATATTGGGAAGAACGAGTCCAATCTGTGAAGGGATTTAGTTCTAGTTCGTTAATTAAAGAAAAGATGTTTTTATAAGGGTACCAAAAGCCGTGAATTCCGGCTTCTACGGAACGTCCCCCTGGAGTTTTCCAACCTGCAACTAAACCTCCGGGATAAGCGCCTGCTTCT
This window harbors:
- a CDS encoding hydroxysqualene dehydroxylase, with protein sequence MATETHNKKVVVIGAGWAGLGATYHLAKQGYDVTLLEAGAYPGGLVAGWKTPGGRSVEAGIHGFWYPYKNIFSLINELELNPFTDWTRSSQYSPAGLEVESPIFQNEPLLPTPLGTFIYTQFKRLPLIDRLSALPLLYTLVDFDNSDAAWRRYDAVTARELFKQFRVSARLYKDSFEPMLLVGLFAPGEQCSAAAALGMLYYFILAHQPNFDVVWCRGTVGEKIFRPWVEQIEKIGGKVRTQRRVSDLIVDSNNRATAVVCGEEVFDADAVIFAVGISGMQKILSGSQTLQNRQEFRNLNNLSAVDVLATRLWFDRKIDIPLPSNACFGFDNTTGWTFFDLNALHDEYRDEPGTVIEVDFYHANQFLPLSNEEIVPIVHQYLATCVPAFREAKVIDSSVIRLPKAVTHFFPGSYQYMLPATTSFANVFMSGDWIVNRHGSWSQEKAYVTGLEAANLVIEQFQSGSKADILPVEPDEPHIQVARTVNQWTKDLAKTLLPNFWLP